One Mycolicibacterium goodii genomic region harbors:
- a CDS encoding ferredoxin reductase, with protein sequence MAKNYVKISANVADTVRPTVAGADARPGWHALRRLAARITTPLLPDDYLQLANPLWSARELRGRVLEVRRETEDSATLVIKPGWGFSFDYQPGQYIGIGVFLDGRWRWRSYSLTSSPVTAHPKGKARTITITVKAMPEGFLSTHLVGGLEPGTVVRLAAPQGNFVMPDPAPAQVLFLTAGSGITPVMSMLRTLVRRDQITDIVHLHSAPTESDVMFRSELAALQGSHPGYRLRIRSTRTEGRLDLDRIADEVSDWRERQVWACGPEGMLADAERVWTAAGVGERLHLERFAVKRAAPHGTGGNVTFERSGKSVHADAAKSLMEAGEDVGIRMPFGCRMGICQSCVVGLVDGHVRDLRTGEEHDAGTRIQTCVSAASGDCVLDV encoded by the coding sequence TGTCGCCGATACGGTTCGTCCCACCGTGGCAGGCGCCGACGCGCGGCCCGGCTGGCACGCGCTGCGCAGGCTCGCAGCGCGGATCACCACCCCGCTGCTTCCCGATGACTACCTGCAACTCGCCAACCCGTTGTGGTCGGCGCGGGAGCTTCGGGGGCGCGTCCTGGAGGTGCGTCGGGAAACCGAAGACTCGGCGACATTGGTGATCAAGCCCGGTTGGGGCTTCTCGTTCGACTATCAGCCCGGGCAGTACATCGGCATCGGTGTCTTCCTCGACGGGCGGTGGCGGTGGCGCTCGTACTCCCTGACCTCGAGTCCGGTGACGGCGCATCCGAAGGGCAAGGCGCGGACCATCACGATCACGGTCAAGGCGATGCCCGAGGGCTTCCTGTCGACGCACCTGGTCGGCGGGCTGGAACCGGGAACCGTCGTACGGCTGGCGGCGCCGCAGGGCAACTTCGTGATGCCCGATCCGGCGCCCGCGCAGGTCCTGTTCCTCACCGCCGGCTCCGGGATCACCCCGGTGATGTCGATGCTGCGCACGCTGGTCCGACGTGATCAGATTACCGACATTGTCCACTTGCATTCCGCGCCAACCGAATCCGATGTGATGTTCCGTTCGGAGCTGGCGGCCCTGCAGGGCTCGCACCCGGGTTACCGCCTGCGCATCCGCAGCACGCGCACCGAGGGCAGGCTCGATCTCGACCGCATCGCCGACGAGGTTTCCGATTGGCGTGAGCGCCAGGTTTGGGCGTGCGGCCCCGAGGGCATGCTGGCTGATGCCGAGCGCGTGTGGACAGCGGCCGGTGTGGGTGAGCGCCTGCACCTGGAGCGGTTCGCGGTCAAGCGCGCCGCGCCGCATGGCACGGGCGGCAATGTGACGTTCGAGCGTAGCGGCAAGAGCGTGCACGCCGACGCCGCGAAATCGTTGATGGAAGCCGGCGAGGACGTGGGCATCCGGATGCCGTTCGGTTGCCGTATGGGCATCTGCCAGTCGTGCGTGGTCGGCCTGGTCGACGGACACGTCCGTGACCTGAGGACCGGTGAAGAACACGACGCGGGAACCCGGATTCAGACCTGTGTTTCCGCAGCGTCGGGCGATTGTGTGCTCGATGTTTAG
- a CDS encoding fatty acid desaturase family protein, with amino-acid sequence MAVTDVPAFAHLTEADIENLGLELDAIRQDIEDSRGERDARYIRRTIAAQRTLDLAGRLMLTASKRRSAWWAGTVTLGVAKIIENMEIGHNVMHGQWDWMNDPEIHSSSWEWDMSGASKHWRFTHNFMHHKYTNILGMDDDVGYGLLRVTRDQKWKPHNLLNLVYNTMLCAFFEWGVGLQHLEVGKIFKGRDDRNATLVRLREFGAKAGQQVFKDYVAWPAITSLSPGATYKSTVKANAVANIIRNIWSNAVIFCGHFPDGAEKFTKTDMVGESRGQWYLRQMLGSANFEGGWLLRFMSGNLCHQIEHHLYPDLPSNRLHEISIRVRALCDKYDLPYTTGSFLVQYGKTWRTIAKLSLPDKFLKDTADNAPETRSERMFEDLDGFGVTDPATGRRRGLKTAIETVRGWRRSRRAAA; translated from the coding sequence ATGGCTGTTACCGACGTCCCGGCGTTCGCGCATCTGACCGAGGCCGATATCGAAAACCTGGGTCTCGAGCTCGATGCGATCCGTCAGGACATTGAGGATTCCCGCGGTGAACGCGACGCGCGTTACATCCGCCGTACGATCGCCGCCCAGCGGACACTGGACCTGGCGGGTCGACTGATGCTGACCGCGAGTAAACGCCGCTCGGCGTGGTGGGCCGGCACGGTGACCCTGGGCGTGGCCAAGATCATCGAGAACATGGAGATCGGCCACAACGTCATGCACGGCCAGTGGGATTGGATGAACGATCCCGAGATCCACTCCTCGTCGTGGGAGTGGGACATGAGTGGCGCGTCCAAGCACTGGCGCTTCACGCACAACTTCATGCATCACAAGTACACGAACATCCTCGGCATGGATGACGACGTGGGCTACGGGCTTCTGAGGGTCACGCGCGACCAGAAGTGGAAGCCGCACAACCTGCTGAACCTGGTGTACAACACCATGCTGTGCGCCTTCTTCGAGTGGGGCGTGGGCCTGCAGCACCTGGAGGTCGGCAAGATCTTCAAGGGTCGCGACGACCGCAACGCCACACTGGTTCGGTTGCGCGAGTTCGGCGCGAAGGCCGGGCAGCAGGTGTTCAAGGACTACGTGGCCTGGCCTGCGATCACCTCGCTGTCGCCCGGTGCGACGTACAAATCGACCGTCAAGGCCAACGCGGTCGCCAACATCATCCGCAACATCTGGTCCAACGCAGTGATCTTCTGTGGCCATTTTCCTGATGGCGCAGAGAAATTCACCAAGACGGACATGGTGGGCGAGAGCCGTGGCCAGTGGTACCTGCGGCAGATGCTCGGCAGCGCGAACTTCGAGGGCGGCTGGCTGCTGCGCTTCATGAGCGGCAACCTGTGCCACCAGATCGAGCACCATCTGTACCCGGATCTGCCGAGCAACCGGTTGCACGAGATCTCGATCCGTGTGCGCGCGCTTTGCGACAAGTACGACCTGCCCTACACCACCGGTTCGTTCCTGGTGCAGTACGGCAAGACGTGGCGCACGATCGCGAAACTGTCTCTGCCGGACAAGTTTCTGAAGGACACCGCCGACAATGCGCCCGAGACGCGCAGCGAGCGGATGTTCGAAGACCTCGACGGGTTCGGTGTCACCGATCCCGCGACGGGGCGTCGTCGTGGTCTGAAGACCGCGATCGAGACCGTTCGGGGCTGGCGTCGCTCGAGGCGCGCAGCCGCGTAA